From Candidatus Methylomirabilota bacterium:
GGCAGGCCCTTCACCCAGAACGAGGCTCGGGTTCCGTAGATGAAGTCCTCGAGGTCGGCCACCGCCGAGCCGAACCGGAACGACCAGGCGGGGGGATCGCCCTCGCAGGTGGTGAAGATGCCCTCGAAGACCCGGTAGCGGCTTTCGCTCAGACGCTCCATCCGCTCACCCTCCAGACGGTAGAAGGGAGCGGCCTGCGCGCGACCTTCCCAGATCACGCCGGTGCCCGTTCGGAAGTTGAACTGGATCCGCTCGCCGACGAGCCGGTCTTCTCCATCGTAGAAGATCACCCGGCCCTCGGCCACCACGTCGCCGGTGAGGCGGTCGACCTCCACGCGGTCGGCGAGCAGGCGCTGGCTGCCCCGGATGACTTCCACGTTGCCCGAGGCCACCAGCAGGTTGTCCGGGCCGATCTCCTCCAGCCGATCGGCGAAGACCGTGACTTCCCCGCCCGCCGTGGGCAGCGTGGTCCCGCGAGGCGCCTGCGCCCAGGCTGGCGTCGCGGCCGCGAGCCCCAGCAGCAGGAGCGTGAGGGTGGCGAGGAGGCTCACGCGGACAGAGAGTCGATGCGAGCCGCGTCGTCCTCGATGGGACACGGCGTCTGGCCTCCGCCCACGAGGGCCAGGACCTCGCCCACCAGGAACAGCGAGCCGGCGATGCAGACCACATCCGTCGCCGGCGCTGCCGTGGCCAAGGCCAGGGCGTCCGCGGCGGAAAGCGCTGTTTGCACGATGGCCGGCGTGGCCGGGATCAGCCGCCGCAGGGCCTCGGGATCGGCCGCGCGGGAAACGGCGGCACGAGTCAGGATCACCCGGCGCGCCAGCGGGACCAGCGCCGCCAGCATCGCGGCGGCGTTCTTGTCACTGGAGATGCCGAGGACGAGCGTGAGCGAGGCCGACCCGAAGGTCTGGCGCAGGGACGCCGCCAGCGCGCTGGCCCCGGCAGGGTTGTGGGCGGCGTCCAGCACGAGGAGCGGTCGGTCGCCGAGGACCTGGAACCGGCCGGGCCAGCGGGCCCGGGCCAGCCCGCGGCGGATGGCCTCCTCCGGGATGTCGAGCTGGGTCGCCGCGGCGACGGCCAGCAAGGCGTTCGTGGGCTGGAACGTCCCGAGCAGGGGCAGGTCGAGCGCGGGCAGCGTGAAGCCCGCTCCGCGGCAGGTGATCCGCTGGCCGCGCAGGCTGCGCTCGAGCACGTCGACGTGCAGATCGCGGCCCTCGAGCAGCAGGGGCACGCCGACCTGCCGGGCTCGCTCGACGACCACCGATGTCACCCCGGGGGCCTGGGCGGCCGACAGCGCCACGCCGCCGCGGATGATGGCCGCCTTTTCCGAGGCGATGGCCTCCAGCGTGTCGCCCAGGTACGCTTCGTGATCCAGGTCGATGCGGCTCAGCACGACGGCGGCCGGCACGCCGACGGTCGTGGCGTCGAGGCGGCCGCCCAGGCCGACCTCCAGTACCGCCACATCGACCCGCTCCCGGGCGAAGTGGTCGAGCGCCAGCGCGGTGGTGGCTTCGAACATGGTGGCGTCGAAGCGGGCCGCGAGCGTGCCGAGGGCTTCGACGCCGTCGACGATGGCGTCCTCGCTGATGGCCTCCCCGTCGACCCGGATGCGCTCGCGAAACGAGACCAGATGCGGCGAGGTGTAGAGGCCGACTCGGCGGCCGCCGGCCTTCAGCATGGCAGCGAGCATCGCGGCGACGGAACCCTTGCCGTTGGTCCCGCCCACCTGCACCAGCGTGTAGCGCGTCTCCGGGCGGTCCAGGGCCTGCAGCAGCCCCTCGATCCGCTCGAGGCCAGGCCGCATGCCCGCGTGCTCGCCGCCGCGGAGGGCGAGCAGTCGGGCGACCGCCTCGGCGTAGGTCATCCGGTAGACGGCGGCTGGTCGGCGAAGAAGGCGAGGAGACGGCGGAGGGTCTCCTTGAGGTCGCGCCGCTCGACGATGAGGTCGAGCTGCCCGTGCTCGAGGAGGAACTCCGAGCGCTGAAACCCCTCGGGAAGCGGCTGGCGGATCGTCTCGGCGATCACCCGGGGCCCGGCGAAGCCGATGAGCGCGCGCGGCTCGGCCAGGATGACGTCGCCCAGCATGGCGAAGCTGGCGGTGACGCCGCCCGTGGTGGGATCGGTCAGCACCGAGATGAAGGGCAGGCGCTCGGAGGCCAGGCGCTGCAGGGCCGCCGACGTCTTCGCCATCTGCATCAGCGAGAGGATGCCCTCCTGCATGCGCGCTCCGCCGGAGGCCGAGACGATGATGACCGGCAAGTGCTTGGCGATCGCCGTCTCGATGGCCCGGGTGAGCTTTTCTCCCACGCCCGAGCCCATGCTGCCCCCCAGAAAGGCGAAGTCGAAGGCGCCGAGCACGGTCGGGTAGCCCCCGAGGCGAATCAGCCCCGTGACCACCGCCTCGGCGCCGGCGGTCTTGTCCCGGGCGGCGCGCACGCGGTCGCGGTACCGCTTGCTGTCCTTGAACCCCAGCGGATCGGCTGCCGTGATCCCGCGATCGTGCTCCTCGAAGCTTCCGGGGTCGGCCAGCAGCGCGATCCGCTCCCGGGCCCCCATGCGAAAGGCGTATCGGCACTTGGGGCAGACCCGGCCATTCCGCTCGACCTCGGCCCGGTAGACGATCTCCTTGCAGGAATCGCACTTGATCCAGAGGCCTTCGGCGATGACGACCTTCTTGCCTCGCGCTTCGCCCTCGCTGTCCGTCTTCCGCTTGAACCAGACCATAGGTCCGGGCTCAGGCCCCCTTCGCCGCGCCGCCCGATGCCGCGCGCAGCGGGGCCTTCAGGGCCGCGATGAACGCGCCGACGTCCGCGACGAGCGAGGGTGATGCCACGCGCTGTTCGATGAGCTGGACGATCGCCGAGCCTACGATGACGCCGTCGGCCATGCCCCCCACCGCGGCCACCTGCTCGGGTCGGCCGATGCCGAAGCCCACGCACACCGGTTTCGTCGTGACCAGCCGCAGGGCCCGGATCTGGGCGGCCAGCTCCTTGGGCAGCTGGTCACGTTGCCCCGTCACCCCGGTGAGCGACACGAGGTAGATGAACCCCCGGCTGCGCCGGGCGATGAGCCGCAGGCGCTCGGGCGTCGACGTGGGCGCCGCCAGGTGGATCACGTCCAGCCCGGCCGGCTCGGCTTCGCGATCGAGCGGTCCGGCCTCCTCGGGCGGCAGGTCGGCAACGATCACCCCGTCGACCCCGACCCGGGTCGCCGTATCCACGAACGGCCGGAGCCCGAACGCGAGCACGGGGTTGTAGTACGTCAACAACACGAGGGGCACCCGCACCTCGGCACGCAGCTCCCGCACCGCGTCGAGCACGCGCTTCAGGGAGGCCCCCGCGGCCAGCGCTCGCTGGGCCGCCCGCTGGATGACGGGGCCGTCGGCGAGCGGATCGGAGAACGGCACGCCCAGCTCGATCACGTCCGCGCCCCGTCGCTCGGCTTCGATCACCAGGTGGGCCGTCGTGTCGAACGACGGGTCGCCGGCGGTGAAGTAGGCGACCAGCGCGCGCCCGCCGGTCTCTCGCAGCGTCGTGAAGGCCTCGCCGATTCGGCTCACGGCATCTCTCCGGCCAGGGCCTTGCCCACCACCTGCACGTCCTTGTCGCCACGCCCGGACAGGCCCACCAGGATGGCCCCCGATCGGGGAAGACGCTTGGCCAGCTGCATCGCGAACGCCACGGCGTGCGCCGACTCCAGGGCCGGCATGATCCCCTCGTGGCGGGCCAGCGCCTGAAAGCCCTCCAGCGCCTCTTCGTCGGTCACCGAGACGAACTCGAAGCGGCCGCGGTCCTTGTAATAGGCGTGCTCGGGTCCCACCCCGGGGTAGTCGAGCCCGGCCGAGAGGGAATGGGCGTGGCTGATCTGTCCGTCGCCGTCCTGGAGCAGGTAGGTCATGCAGCCGTGCAGCACGCCGACCCGCCCGGCCGAGAGGCTGGCGCCGTGGCGGCCGCTCGTGATCCCGTGACCGCCGGCCTCCACCCCCACGATCCGCACGCGGCGATCGGGCAGGAAGGGATGAAAGAGGCCGATGGCGTTCGATCCCCCACCCACGCAGGCCACCACCACGTCGGGCAGCCGCCGCAGGGCCCGCCGCGCCTGCCGTCGCGCTTCCTGCCCGATGATCACCTGGAAGTCGCGCACCATCATCGGATAAGGATGCGGCCCCATGGCCGAGCCCAGCAAATAGTACGTGGTGCGGACGTTGGTGACCCAATCGCGCAGGGCCTCGTTGATGGCATCCTTGAGCGTGCGGCTCCCCGCCTCCACCGGAACGACCCGGGCGCCGAGCAGGCGCATGCGGAAGACGTTCAGGGCCTGGCGCTCGACGTCCTCGCTACCCATGTAGACTTCGCACTCGAGGCCGAGGAGCGCCGCGGCGGTTGCGGTCGCCACGCCGTGCTGGCCGGCGCCCGTCTCGGCGATGAGCCGCCCCTTGCGCATGCGCACGGCGAGAAGCCCCTGGCCGAGGACGTTATTGATCTTGTGGGCGCCGGTGTGACAGAGGTCTTCGCGCTTGAGGTAGATCCGGGCCCCGCCGACGTGCTCGCTCAAGCGGCGTGCGAAGTACAGCGGCGTGGGCCGGCCGGCATAGTCGCGCAGCAGGTCGGCGAGCTGCCGCTGAAAGCCGCGGTCCCGGCGGGCGCGCGCGTACGCCCGCTCCAGCTCGATGAGCGGCGCCATGAGCGTTTCCGGCACGAAGCGGCCGCCGTACGGGCCGAAGTGCCCGGAGGCGTCGGGCAGCGTGCTCGCTCGCGGCGTCTTCATCCGCCGGCTCGCCTGGCTTCGGCCACGAAGCGCCGCACCTTGTCGGGGTCCTTCTTGCCCGGCCGCGCCTCCACGCCGGAGTTGACGTCCACCGCATAGGGTCGGGCGGTGGTGACGGCCCGGGCCACATTGTCCGGCGTCAGCCCGCCGGAGAGAATGAGCCGCAGCCGTTGCGTGAGCGTGCCGCGGGCCAGGCGCCACTCGATCGGCTCCCGGGTCTCGCCTTCACTCCAGCGCGCGGCGCTGTCCAGGAGAATCGCCGCGACCACCGAATGGTAGCGCAGCACCTGGGCCAGGTCGCCGAGGCGGTACTCGGGCAGCCCTTCGATGGTCGCCGCCGGCGGCAACTTGACGGTCTTGATGACCGGGAGCTCGAACCCGGCCAGGTCTTCGGGCGCCTCGTCGCCGTGAAACTGGAGCGCGCGGAGCCCGCACGCTTCCGCCACCGCCTTGACGTGGCCGGGTGGGTGATCCCAGAAGACGCCTACCGGCGTGACGAAGGGAGGAAGTTGCCGGATGATCGGCCGCGCCTGCTCGGGGGTGACGAAGCGGGGCGTGTTCTCCACGAAGATGAAGCCGAGCGCGTCGGCGCCGGCCGCGACCGCCATCAGGGCGTCGTCGACATTGGTGATGCCGCAGATCTTGACGCGAGTCATGATTTTTCGGTGGAGTCTGCTCGCGTGGGGTGTGACGACCCGCACTGCAGGGTCAGCTCGGCGAGCTTGGCGGCGACGTCGGGTGCGGTCACCAGCCCCTCGCCGACCAGCACGGCGTGCGCGCCGGCTGCCGTCACCCGGCGCACGTCGTCGCCGGTGAAGAATCCGCTCTCGCTGACCACGAGCGGCCCGGGCGGGATGAGGGGCAGCAGCTCCAGCGTGGTTTCAAGCCGCGTGGTGAAGGTGCGGAGGTCGCGGTTGTTGAGCCCGATGATCCGCGCCCCGGAGGCCAGCGCCACCTCGACCTCGGGCGCCGTGTGGCATTCGACCAGCGCGGCCAGGCCCAGGCCCTTGGCCGCCTGCAAGAGATCGTGCAGTTGCGCGGGGTCGAGGATGGCCACGATCAGCAGCACGGCGTCGGCGCCGGCCGCCCGCGCCTCCCACAGCTGGTACTCGTCGATGGTGAAGTCCTTGCGCAAGAGCGGCACCGCGACGGCTCCCCGGACGGCCTCCAGGTCCTCGAGGCGGCCCTGGAAGTACTTCTCGTCGGTGAGCACCGAGATGGCGTCGGCGCCGTGCCGGGCGTAGAGCGTGGCCAAAGCCACCGGGTCCAGCGTGGCCGCCAGGACACCGCGCGACGGCGACGCCTTCTTGACCTCGGCGATGAGCCGGGCGCGGCCGGCGATCGGCCGCAGGGCCTCCTCGAGCTCGCGGACCGGTGGTTGCCGACGGCAGCGGGCTTCCAGCACGCCGCTCGGCGTGACCTGTCGACGCCCGCGGATCTCCTCGCGCTTGTCGCGGACGATGTCGTCCAGGATCCCCATCCGCCTAGTAGTCCCGGCGAAAGCCCTGCCGCCGAAGCGTATCCAGGGGCACGAGGGCCAGCTGCTCGAGGACGAACTCACGGATGGTTCGGGGCGGCGGCAGGTCGCGGACGATGCGGCCGTTCCCGATGAGCGGCTTGAGGAGGGGATCCCACTTTCCGCCGCACGGGCAAGCCGCGGGCGGCCTCCCCGCCGGCACCACCACCGTGGTCCGACAGCCTCGGCACCGGAGCACGTCTTTGGCGCCCGACCATTTGCCGCGCTTGGCGAAGGGCTGGCCCTCGACCTCCATGATGTCGAGGGCGAAATTCAGGACGGGCGCGTTGGCGATAGACGTGCCGACACCGTAGGCATCGGCCACCGGATTCAGTCGCAGGATCTCGTACTCGTCCACGCCGCCGGACGCGATCAGCTTGACGTGCTGGTGGCCGCGCAGATCGAGCTCCCACCGCACCTCCTCGAGGATCCGGAAGAAATCGCCGCGTCGCGACGAGGGCGTGTCCAGGCGCACGGCGTAGAGATCCTTGCCCAGCGCCTCGGCCACCCGGAGGGCCTCGAACTTCTCGTCCTGCAGCGTATCGATGAGGGCCACGCGGCGCACCTTGGGGTCGATGATCTCGTGGAAGGCGCGCAGGGCCTCCACGGTGTCGCCCACCATGAGGATCAGCGAGTGTGGGATGGTACCCATGGGATCGGCATCGATCAGCTCCGCCGACTTGGTCACCGCCACCCCGTCGCAGCCGCCGATGAAGGCGTTGCGCTCGATCATGGGAGCCAGCGTCGGGTGCATCCGGCGGGCTCCGAAGGAGATCACCTGACGCTCCCCCGCCGCCTTCTTGCAGCGGGCCGCCTTGGTGGCGATGCCCGAGGCCTGGCAGAGCAGCCCCAGGAGCGCGGTCTCGTACTGCGCCCACTCCAGGTACGTGCCCTCGACGACCATGACGGGCTGGTAGGGCTCGAACACCGCACCCTCGTCCATCGCCCGCACGGTGACCGGCACGCCTTCCAGCAGCGCGGCGGCCTCCTGGATGCCGGCCAGGATGCCCCACTGCCAGTCCTCGGGCAGGCTCTTGAGGTACACCTCGGCCATGACACGTTTGCGGTCGTTGCGACGCGTCAGGATCTCTACGGTGCGGGCGAAGTAGACATCCGATACCTCGCCGCTCTTGATCTCGGCGTCGGATGCGGTCTGAAATGGCCGCTTGGGGGTCGTCATCGGTGGGCCAACGTGCGGAAAATTTTGGCAGAATCACCCGGCCAAGTCAATGAACCGGGCACGGGCAATTGTTGAACAGGGCATGGGCGCCCGGCCTTCGGCACGCCCATGCCCCGCCGGAATCACGGCCAGTGGTCGTTCATCCAGCCGATCAGAGTCGCGACAACTGTTAGAGGCTGAGCGATTTCAGATAGGCGCGGAACTCGTCGGCCAGGTCGGGACGGGCCAGGGCGAACTCGACGGTCGCCTTGAGGAACCCGAGCTTGTCGCCGGTGTCGTAGCGCTTGCCTTCGAACTCGACGGCGTACATCGGGCGCCGCTGCCGCAACCGCCGCAGGCCGTCCGTGAGCTGGATCTCCCCGCGCCGGTCGGGCCCCGTGTCGGCGAGGATCCCGAACAGATCGGGCGTCAGCACGTAACGCCCGATGATGGCGAGGTCGGAGGGGGCGTCCTCCGCTTTCGGCTTCTCAACGAGATCGGTGATCTCGTAGACCGGCACCGAGCTGGGGCCGGGCGCGGGCTTGCCGGCGATGACGCCGTACTGCGCGATGCGCTCGCGGGGCACGCGCTCGACGGCCAGCACCGGCGCGCCGTAGTGCTCGAAGACATCGAGCAGCTGCCGCATGCAGGGCGTCGCGGCGCCGCCGATGATGTCGTCGCCCAGGAACACGGCGAAGGGCTCGTCCGCGACCAGCGTCCGCGCGCACAGGATCGCGTGCCCCAAACCGAGTGGCTCCTTCTGACGCACGTAGCACAGCGAGGCCAGCTCGGAGATCGTCTTGATCTGGGCCAGCTCCTCCACCTTGCCCCGATCGTTCAGGTAGTACTCCAGCTCGAAGGCGGCGTCGAAGTGGTCCTCGATCGCCCGCTTGTTGCGGCCGGTGACGATGATGATCTCGCTCAGACCCGAGGCCACCGCCTCCTCCACGACGTACTGGATGGTGGGCTTGTCGACCAGAGGCAGCATCTCCTTGGGCTGGGCTTTCGTGGCGGGCAGGAACCGGGTGCCGAGCCCGGCGGCGGGGAACACGGCTTTGCGTACGGTCACACGCTGGCCCATTGCACTCATCATACCGCCCGGGAGAACTGGCTGCGCGTGTCTCCCTCAGGAGGCCGAGCGCCGCGCGCGCCGGGCCGAAATGATCCCCAGGGCCACCAGGTAGGTCGCCAGCCCGGCCGCCCCGCCGACCACCGCCGTCCCCACCAGCAGGGGCAGCGACACCTCCTGGAAGAGGGCCACCATGTCCGACCACGACAGGCGGCCCGGGTGCTCGACCAGGTAGGCCAGCCAGGCGTCGCGCACCCCGTAGGGATCCGGCACGAGAACGGCCCCGACCTTCAGCGCGGCGCCGTAGACGAACGGAGCGAACCACGGGAGGTTCAGCCACACGCCGGTCACCGTGGCCAGCCGGTTCAGGGGAAAGAGCGTGGCGACCAGGATGGCCAGGATGGTCTGCAGGCCGAGGAAGGGGGTGCAACTGATGAACACGCCGACGGCGAGGGCCAGCGCGATCTTTCCCGGCGGGTCGTCGAGGTGCAGCAACGACCGCAGGCGGTCGGTCAGCCCCGCCGTCCCCGCCAGCCTCATGCGGCCCGCCCGCGTCCGACGGCCTCCAGCACGGCGATGATCGCCAGCACACAGGCGGTCCGGAGCAGGACCAGCATGGCCTCCCGCATCGTGGCGTGCCAGAGCAGGAGCGCGGACACTCCGAGCGTCGCCGAGATGAAGTAGATGAGGCATACGCTCTGGGGCCGCGTGAGGCCCAGCGCTTCGAAGCGACGATGGATGTGATCCTTTCCCGCGCAGGCGAGCCACTCGTGCAGTGAGTGGACCCGGCCGGTGGCGACCCGAGCCACGCTCACGAAAGCGATGTCGAACAGGGGAACCCCCAGGATCAAGACGGGAGTGAGCAGGGCCACGATGGGGTCATTTTCCGCCCATTCGCCCATCACCGCCAGCCCGGCCAGGGTGAAGCCGATGAAGGACGCCCCCGCATCCCCCCAGAAAGAGTGAGATGGCGCTGGTCGGTCTGCAGCGCCGTCATGCTGAAGAACACGCCGGCGATCACGCCCAGGCCGGCGGCCAGACCATCCATGCCGTCGAGAAACTGGACGGCATTGGTCACCGCGACGAACCACAGCACGGTGAGCGTGATATTGGCGACGTCTCCCGCCGGCAGCCAGTCAGGCGCGACATTCAGGCTCACCCCGTAGAGCATCGCCACGGCGGTCTGGCCATCTCGGCGACCCAGTCGCGACGGTAGTAGGCGTCGATCCCGCCGACCTCGTGCCCGAGCCCGGCCAGCGTGAGGGCCAGGGGCCCGCCCAGATACCCGTCGACGCCGGCGATGAGGATCCTCACGGCGCCCGCCCCCCGTGCTCGCGGACGTACGCGGCGACCGTCGCGCGCCAGCTTCCCTGCGCCTTCAAGATCAACTCGACGCACTCGCGCAGCACGCCGCTGCCGCCCCGGCCTCGCGTCACGACGTGGGCCACCGCCTTCACGTCGTCGGGCGCGTCGGCCACGGCGATGGCCAGTCCCGCCCGCTGCAGGGCCGGTACGTCGAGGAGGTCGTCGCCGACGTAGGCCGCGGCCCCCGGGGTGAGGCCGAACTGCGCGCACAAGCCCTCCAGCGTTTCGCCCTTGCGCCGGGCGCCGAGCACGACCGCGTCCACGCCCAGCTTGTCGCCCCGCTTCTTGGCCAGGGGGCTCGTCTCGCCGGTGACGAAGGCGGTCCGGAGGCCGGCCCGGCTGGCCAGGGCCACCGCCACCCCGTCACGGGCGTGAAAGGCTTTGAGCTCGTCGCCGCGCTCGGACAGGAGCATCCGGCCGTCGGTCAGCACGCCGTCCACGTCGCTGACCAGGAGTCTGATCTGGCGCGCCCGGCTCACGACGCCGCGCCGCGCCCTCACGCCGGGTACCCGAGCGCGGGCGCGCGCGGCACGGGGACCGCCGGCGCCTCGGCCTCGCGCAGCGCGGGGAGCGCGATCACGACGCCGGCGAAAAACCAGAAGGGCTCCATGATACGCACGATGATGAAGGTGTTGGCGCCCACGGCGTGGAAGATCAATCCGACCGCCGCTAGCGAACCCGGACGACCTGGTTGGCGAGGCCGAGACGTTCCAGCTCCTGGCCCTTGCTCTCGGCGTCCTCACGGGCGGCGAAGTTGCCGTGGCGGACGATGAAGGTCACGGCCTCCCCGCGCTGGGCGGCGACCCTGACGTGATGGCCCCGGGCTCGCAGGCGCTCCCCGAGCTGGACGGCGCCGCGCAGGACCAGGGGATCGCCGACACGCACGGTGGGGCCCGGCTCACCGTCCAGGATGACCGGCTCGGGGAAGCCCTCGTCACGCAGCACCGCCGCCAGGCCCTCGGCCTCACGCCGACCGGGCAGACGCTCGATCAGCACGGCGAACACCTCCCCGCCCATCCGCTGGCGGAAGCTCACCGTCTGGTAGCCGGCCTGATTGAGCTGACGCTCGAGGCGCTCGGCTTCCGCTGCCGTGACGAACGGCCCGAACTCCACTGCAAAGCGGCTGACCGGAGCCGATGCGGAGCGGCCAGGCTTCGGTGCGCCCTCCGGCGGCCGGTCGATGGCCGATGCCGACGGGGCGGCGGCGGCGACCGCGGGGCCGCCGACCGGGGGGGCCGAGACGCTGGCCGTCGGCGCAGCGCTGTCCGGATCCGAGCGGCTGGTCGGAGGGGCCGGGGTGAGGGGCGCGGGCGCGGGTGTGGCCGTGGCGGGCGACGGCGCTGGCGCGGTCGCGACCGCGACGGGGGGCGCCGCCGGCTGATCCCGCAGCGTGGCGGCGTCAGTGCCGCCGGGCTTGCCGGCGTCCGGCACGGCGGACTCCCGGGCCTCAGGCTGGAGCGGGCTCGGGCGCGGTGGCGGGCTCGGCAGGGCTGGTGTGCGCGGAGCCTCGCTGATCGTCCCGAAGCGCCAGGCCATGAACCCGAACAGGACCGCGACCAGCGCGAGAGTCAGCACGATACCGAGGAGCACGACGCGGAGCTTGCGTCGCAGGCGGCGCTCCGAAACCGCGTCGGCGCCGTCCACCGGGGTTGCGGTCGACGACGACGGCCTGGCACCGGAGCCCTGGCGGCCCAGACCCAACCGCCACGAGATGGCATCCCAGAGACGGCCGGCACGCCCGGGCGCCGGCTCGGTCGCCGATTCCTCCCCGTAGTAATGGGTGTAGTAGTGCGTGTACGAGGCGTCGGCGACCTCGGACTGCACGTCGTTGAGGACCACGCCCCACACTTTCGCCCGCGCGCTGTCGAGATGAGCCTTGGCCCGTTTCAGGACGAGGCGACCGACCTTCCCCGCCTGGTAGACGAGAATCACGCCGTCGGCCTCGGCGGCCACGATGGCCGCGTCGGTGACGGGCAGCAC
This genomic window contains:
- a CDS encoding Mur ligase family protein; the encoded protein is MTYAEAVARLLALRGGEHAGMRPGLERIEGLLQALDRPETRYTLVQVGGTNGKGSVAAMLAAMLKAGGRRVGLYTSPHLVSFRERIRVDGEAISEDAIVDGVEALGTLAARFDATMFEATTALALDHFARERVDVAVLEVGLGGRLDATTVGVPAAVVLSRIDLDHEAYLGDTLEAIASEKAAIIRGGVALSAAQAPGVTSVVVERARQVGVPLLLEGRDLHVDVLERSLRGQRITCRGAGFTLPALDLPLLGTFQPTNALLAVAAATQLDIPEEAIRRGLARARWPGRFQVLGDRPLLVLDAAHNPAGASALAASLRQTFGSASLTLVLGISSDKNAAAMLAALVPLARRVILTRAAVSRAADPEALRRLIPATPAIVQTALSAADALALATAAPATDVVCIAGSLFLVGEVLALVGGGQTPCPIEDDAARIDSLSA
- the accD gene encoding acetyl-CoA carboxylase, carboxyltransferase subunit beta, which translates into the protein MVWFKRKTDSEGEARGKKVVIAEGLWIKCDSCKEIVYRAEVERNGRVCPKCRYAFRMGARERIALLADPGSFEEHDRGITAADPLGFKDSKRYRDRVRAARDKTAGAEAVVTGLIRLGGYPTVLGAFDFAFLGGSMGSGVGEKLTRAIETAIAKHLPVIIVSASGGARMQEGILSLMQMAKTSAALQRLASERLPFISVLTDPTTGGVTASFAMLGDVILAEPRALIGFAGPRVIAETIRQPLPEGFQRSEFLLEHGQLDLIVERRDLKETLRRLLAFFADQPPSTG
- the trpA gene encoding tryptophan synthase subunit alpha, which codes for MSRIGEAFTTLRETGGRALVAYFTAGDPSFDTTAHLVIEAERRGADVIELGVPFSDPLADGPVIQRAAQRALAAGASLKRVLDAVRELRAEVRVPLVLLTYYNPVLAFGLRPFVDTATRVGVDGVIVADLPPEEAGPLDREAEPAGLDVIHLAAPTSTPERLRLIARRSRGFIYLVSLTGVTGQRDQLPKELAAQIRALRLVTTKPVCVGFGIGRPEQVAAVGGMADGVIVGSAIVQLIEQRVASPSLVADVGAFIAALKAPLRAASGGAAKGA
- the trpB gene encoding tryptophan synthase subunit beta, which produces MKTPRASTLPDASGHFGPYGGRFVPETLMAPLIELERAYARARRDRGFQRQLADLLRDYAGRPTPLYFARRLSEHVGGARIYLKREDLCHTGAHKINNVLGQGLLAVRMRKGRLIAETGAGQHGVATATAAALLGLECEVYMGSEDVERQALNVFRMRLLGARVVPVEAGSRTLKDAINEALRDWVTNVRTTYYLLGSAMGPHPYPMMVRDFQVIIGQEARRQARRALRRLPDVVVACVGGGSNAIGLFHPFLPDRRVRIVGVEAGGHGITSGRHGASLSAGRVGVLHGCMTYLLQDGDGQISHAHSLSAGLDYPGVGPEHAYYKDRGRFEFVSVTDEEALEGFQALARHEGIMPALESAHAVAFAMQLAKRLPRSGAILVGLSGRGDKDVQVVGKALAGEMP
- a CDS encoding phosphoribosylanthranilate isomerase — protein: MTRVKICGITNVDDALMAVAAGADALGFIFVENTPRFVTPEQARPIIRQLPPFVTPVGVFWDHPPGHVKAVAEACGLRALQFHGDEAPEDLAGFELPVIKTVKLPPAATIEGLPEYRLGDLAQVLRYHSVVAAILLDSAARWSEGETREPIEWRLARGTLTQRLRLILSGGLTPDNVARAVTTARPYAVDVNSGVEARPGKKDPDKVRRFVAEARRAGG
- the trpC gene encoding indole-3-glycerol phosphate synthase TrpC, with translation MGILDDIVRDKREEIRGRRQVTPSGVLEARCRRQPPVRELEEALRPIAGRARLIAEVKKASPSRGVLAATLDPVALATLYARHGADAISVLTDEKYFQGRLEDLEAVRGAVAVPLLRKDFTIDEYQLWEARAAGADAVLLIVAILDPAQLHDLLQAAKGLGLAALVECHTAPEVEVALASGARIIGLNNRDLRTFTTRLETTLELLPLIPPGPLVVSESGFFTGDDVRRVTAAGAHAVLVGEGLVTAPDVAAKLAELTLQCGSSHPTRADSTEKS
- a CDS encoding nicotinate phosphoribosyltransferase, translated to MTTPKRPFQTASDAEIKSGEVSDVYFARTVEILTRRNDRKRVMAEVYLKSLPEDWQWGILAGIQEAAALLEGVPVTVRAMDEGAVFEPYQPVMVVEGTYLEWAQYETALLGLLCQASGIATKAARCKKAAGERQVISFGARRMHPTLAPMIERNAFIGGCDGVAVTKSAELIDADPMGTIPHSLILMVGDTVEALRAFHEIIDPKVRRVALIDTLQDEKFEALRVAEALGKDLYAVRLDTPSSRRGDFFRILEEVRWELDLRGHQHVKLIASGGVDEYEILRLNPVADAYGVGTSIANAPVLNFALDIMEVEGQPFAKRGKWSGAKDVLRCRGCRTTVVVPAGRPPAACPCGGKWDPLLKPLIGNGRIVRDLPPPRTIREFVLEQLALVPLDTLRRQGFRRDY
- the galU gene encoding UTP--glucose-1-phosphate uridylyltransferase GalU, translating into MGQRVTVRKAVFPAAGLGTRFLPATKAQPKEMLPLVDKPTIQYVVEEAVASGLSEIIIVTGRNKRAIEDHFDAAFELEYYLNDRGKVEELAQIKTISELASLCYVRQKEPLGLGHAILCARTLVADEPFAVFLGDDIIGGAATPCMRQLLDVFEHYGAPVLAVERVPRERIAQYGVIAGKPAPGPSSVPVYEITDLVEKPKAEDAPSDLAIIGRYVLTPDLFGILADTGPDRRGEIQLTDGLRRLRQRRPMYAVEFEGKRYDTGDKLGFLKATVEFALARPDLADEFRAYLKSLSL
- a CDS encoding DUF2062 domain-containing protein, which translates into the protein MRLAGTAGLTDRLRSLLHLDDPPGKIALALAVGVFISCTPFLGLQTILAILVATLFPLNRLATVTGVWLNLPWFAPFVYGAALKVGAVLVPDPYGVRDAWLAYLVEHPGRLSWSDMVALFQEVSLPLLVGTAVVGGAAGLATYLVALGIISARRARRSAS
- a CDS encoding HAD family hydrolase, with the protein product MRARRGVVSRARQIRLLVSDVDGVLTDGRMLLSERGDELKAFHARDGVAVALASRAGLRTAFVTGETSPLAKKRGDKLGVDAVVLGARRKGETLEGLCAQFGLTPGAAAYVGDDLLDVPALQRAGLAIAVADAPDDVKAVAHVVTRGRGGSGVLRECVELILKAQGSWRATVAAYVREHGGRAP